From Hartmannibacter diazotrophicus, a single genomic window includes:
- a CDS encoding quinone oxidoreductase family protein: protein MTSNMRAVALRQHGGIEQLKVEEWPRPVPAEHQALVEIKACGLNYMDVFVTHGMPDLPTEMPRIPGGDIAGVVREVGAGVSRDWIGKNVVLFPRFPGGGVLGEHGNGGLCDYIAVSEQQLIEIPDGVSFDDAAALPIAYGTSHRMLFTRGRIRKGEKVLVLGASGGVGVSCVQFAKMAGAEVYACTSSEEKGQKLREIGADHIINYVETPDFSRAVWTATGKTGVDVAINFTGGDTWIQTERCMATNGRILTCGSTAGHLCQIDIRFIWHREIEIVGSRAYQPEDIKACLDHVASGALKPVVEHRLPLERAGEGVGLLESRNVFGKVIVNP from the coding sequence ATGACTTCGAACATGAGGGCGGTGGCCCTCCGTCAGCATGGTGGCATCGAGCAGCTCAAGGTCGAGGAATGGCCCCGACCGGTTCCTGCCGAGCACCAGGCCCTCGTGGAAATCAAGGCCTGCGGCCTCAACTACATGGACGTCTTCGTGACCCACGGTATGCCGGATCTGCCGACGGAAATGCCACGCATTCCAGGTGGCGACATCGCCGGCGTCGTGCGCGAGGTCGGTGCCGGCGTCTCCAGGGACTGGATCGGCAAGAATGTCGTTCTCTTTCCGCGCTTTCCGGGCGGCGGCGTGCTGGGAGAGCACGGCAACGGCGGGCTTTGCGACTATATCGCCGTCAGCGAGCAGCAACTCATCGAGATTCCCGACGGCGTCAGTTTCGATGATGCGGCGGCTCTGCCTATCGCCTACGGCACATCGCATCGCATGCTCTTCACCCGCGGCAGGATACGCAAGGGCGAGAAGGTTCTGGTCCTCGGCGCCAGCGGCGGCGTTGGCGTTTCCTGCGTGCAGTTCGCCAAGATGGCCGGCGCCGAAGTCTACGCCTGCACCAGCAGCGAGGAGAAAGGCCAGAAGCTTCGTGAAATCGGGGCCGATCACATCATCAACTATGTCGAAACGCCGGATTTTTCCCGCGCCGTCTGGACGGCCACCGGCAAGACCGGTGTCGACGTCGCCATCAACTTCACCGGTGGCGACACCTGGATCCAGACCGAACGCTGCATGGCGACCAATGGCAGGATCCTGACCTGCGGCTCCACGGCCGGCCACCTCTGCCAGATCGACATTCGCTTCATCTGGCACCGCGAGATCGAGATCGTCGGCTCGCGCGCCTATCAGCCCGAAGACATCAAGGCCTGCCTCGACCATGTCGCCTCCGGGGCGCTCAAGCCTGTCGTTGAGCACAGGCTGCCTCTCGAACGTGCCGGCGAAGGTGTCGGCCTTCTGGAAAGCCGCAACGTCTTCGGAAAGGTGATCGTGAACCCATGA